A stretch of the Aphis gossypii isolate Hap1 chromosome 2, ASM2018417v2, whole genome shotgun sequence genome encodes the following:
- the LOC114120066 gene encoding glutamate-gated chloride channel alpha-like, with protein sequence MERTWRLLQAASFLVPLLQNVLSNSSDVFENGKSDKEILDNLVNPNRYDKRLLPPVDDQDFCCGMKTPQDLRVILPSANRHPIRKGPLLVNVSVLLLSLASPDESSLKYEVEFLLQQQWYDPRLRYSNQSRYDFLNAIHHHGDIWLPDTYFIMHGDFKASLIPVHFSLRIYRNGSVHYLMRRHLILSCQGILNIFPFDDPQCTFSMESISYEMSAIKYVWKNDESTLKKSPSLKTLNAYLDRNHTTECPSTGSWRGNYSCLEVNLIFTRDRAFYFTTVFIPGIILVTSSFITFFLEWNAVPARVMIGVTTMLNFFTTSNGFRSTLPVVSNLTAMNVWDGVCMCCIYASLLEFVLVNYVGRKRSDWPLPIVYQNKDQDYKQITQRYLNRQDANQISYESYVDNEKYSIYSDKTQGECSSCGQGACTHSLLHNTCPSKTEEQNIRSNGGNKRKMPPHPIRIAKTIDVIARITFPTAYAVFLIFFFIHYTSHPSHWSQ encoded by the exons ATGGAACGAACATGGAGGCTGCTACAAGCGGCTTCCTTTCTCGTGCCGTTACTACAAAACGTGTTATCAAATAGCTCAGATGT GTTTGAAAATGGAAAATCAGACAAAGAGATACTAGATAATTTGGTGAACCCAAACAGATATGACAAAAGATTATTGCCACCAGTGGAtg ATCAAGATTTTTGTTGTGGGATGAAGACACCTCAAGACCTAAGAGTGATACTTCCTTCAGCAAATAGACATCCCATTCGTAAAG gaCCTTTATTAGTAAATGTCAGTGTACTGTTACTCAGTCTAGCCTCGCCCGACGAGTCTAGTTTG AAGTACGAGgttgaatttttattgcaaCAACAATGGTATGACCCTCGTTTGCGATACTCAAACCAAAGTCGATATGATTTTCTAAATGCTATTCACCATCATGGAGATATTTGGTTGCCGGATACGTATTTTATCATGCACGGCGATTTCAAGGCATCGCTAATACCAGTTCACTTCTCACTAAGGATCTACAGGAACGGCAGTGTCCATTATTTGAtgag ACGACATTTGATCCTGTCATGCCAGGGTATATTGAACATATTTCCATTTGATGATCCGCAGTGCACGTTTTCAATGGAAagca TATCATATGAAATGTcagctataaaatatgtatggaaAAATGATGAAAGCACGTTGAAGAAGTCACCAtcgttaaaaacattaaatgcaTACTTAGACCGAAATCATACAACTGAATGTCCATCTACTGGCAGTTGGagag gaaaCTATAGCTGCCTTGAAgtgaatttgatttttaccAGAGACAGAGCATTCTATTTTACTACGGTTTTCATACCTGGTATAATATTGGTGACTTCATCATTCATCACGTTCTTTCTTGAATGGAATGCAGTGCCAGCAAGAGTAatgatag gcGTAACTACaatgttgaattttttcaCCACATCGAACGGTTTCCGAAGTACTCTACCAGTGGTATCAAATTTAACAGCAATGAACGTTTGGGATGGCGTATGTATGTGCTGTATATACGCCAGTTTATTAGAGTTCGTATTAGTAAACTACGTGGGGCGAAAACGTTCAGACTGGCCGTTGCCCAttgtataccaaaataaagatCAAGACTACAAACAAATAACGCAA CGTTACTTAAATCGACAAGATGCAAATCAAATTAGTTATGAAAGTTATGTGGATAACGAAAAATACTCAATATAC agtgACAAGACCCAAGGGGAATGTTCCAGTTGTGGGCAAGGGGCGTGCACACATTCGTTATTACACAACACCTGCCCATCAAAAAca gaGGAACAAAATATTCGAAGCAATGGCGGCAACAAGCGTAAAATGCCACCTCACCCGATACGGATCGCTAAGACAATCGACGTTATCGCTCGCATCACATTTCCTACGGCGTACGCAGTGTTTCTGATATTCTTCTTCATTCATTACACTAGTCATCCAAGCCATTGGTCCCAAtag